The Mugil cephalus isolate CIBA_MC_2020 chromosome 11, CIBA_Mcephalus_1.1, whole genome shotgun sequence genome includes a window with the following:
- the bcan gene encoding brevican core protein isoform X1 → MKMDVPLPVLLCTICFLILPSPSTPHHESDDSKLLQLTIPTPSPVLAVLGGSLTVPCLVSLTHPPPSPSTNGRHAVLSIPRVKWSILSQGRETEILVARGDRVRVSEAYKDRASLLNYAYSPADLTLRLEGLRQNDTGHYRCEVQQGLEDADDVVQVKVKGVVFHYRDASSRYAFTFEQAREACKDIGADIATPEQLLAAYHSGYEQCDAGWLSDHSVRYPIQMPREGCFGDMDGLPGVRNYGLLEPDELYDVYCYVEHIEGEVIHGSIPQRFTFWEAKAYCLSHGAELATTAQLYAAWNDGLNHCSPGWLADGSVRYPIVTPRERCGGGEPGVRTVYRYSNQTGFPETHSRHDVYCFKSDNGFYTESPQDFLATEPEDIGQDIVFLTNSTEEEVGPSQVMPKVVEEVQRAETMNPVKQILVDTWSPTLVYDKKPLFTEDPPQPVTSPSDNQEDLSTKDTWEVVEKSSYPKSYQTVHEENPDTEHEDSHELTNTSPNVDSVATIDEESTTPTITEKPMENNIFEIESLDMLFINTTSGTAVNEEQSDLPVIQEDHTSDVHFEHSPVTELVHTTTYYDVSGQPEEASTGTIEDMLVVTPSPHTEEDVHSTTLLPSLDNTTSEDHPTEDASGEENTNHPEEETQNSFTHSWVGVETASTSVFSMSVSSYDPTQVQSGVTTLSSIPLDHEDREFSSTTEDTAPDDPTEQSGYVYQAETLTAEGTTVTEVSGETTVPTSDLVTLLASPFSITLSPPSVEVEASSLEIITFIPESNASSGAELLEDIQDKLEQEGLGQSSVVFHSTTQNITDTDPEVRKTDKIEGSGESSGESPQMKPELLLTNPTLSTDHTSEGIDDEAGTDAPSSSEIKITLIPHVTLTPGWEPEPSSLTPQESRSDGEYSAEPPMTEQEVMAEITTSSINGKAVLQKHIQSLEEHEYKGRDRETSTDEPSVKICTWHPEEEETSTPSLTTDSSSDVTIIAPTLHPGYFRKEDEQTAMAASLPEVKVSAVRQDSCLENPCLNGGTCFDGESIRCICLPGYGGDWCQTDLEMCEPSWDKFQGFCYRHFSKRQSWEAAEQHCRMCGGHLPSIMTPEEQDYLNDKYEEYQWIGLNDRTIEGDFRWSDGNPLLYENWFKGQPDSYFLSGEDCAVMVWHDGGHWSDVPCNYHLSYTCKKGASFCGEPPLVPHAKVFGKKRLRYETNTKVRYYCEEGFMQKLNPVIKCLPGGQWEEPLITCMPTHSTHSIEEDSVTSHPDQHEEFMEVVRATEKAAPLFWDINWNI, encoded by the exons AATGGATGTGCCTCTACCTGTGCTGCTGTGTACCATCTGTTTCCTCATCCTACCATCGCCCTCTACGCCCCACCACGAATCAG ATGATTCAAAGCTCCTCCAGCTAACCATACCCACCCCTTCTCCTGTGCTTGCCGTGCTGGGTGGCTCTCTGACTGTGCCCTGTCTGGTCTCTTTGACCCACCCGCCGCCATCGCCCTCCACCAATGGCCGCCATGCTGTGCTGTCTATACCCCGGGTGAAATGGAGCATCCTGTCCCAGGGTCGGGAGACGGAAATCCTGGTGGCCCGTGGCGACAGGGTGCGAGTCAGCGAGGCCTACAAGGACCGAGCCTCGTTGCTCAATTACGCCTACTCACCTGCTGACCTCACTCTTCGTCTGGAGGGTCTGAGACAGAATGACACCGGACACTACCGCTGTGAGGTGCAGCAGGGCCTGGAGGATGCTGACGATGTGGTTCAGGTCAAGGTTAAAG GTGTGGTGTTCCATTATCGTGATGCATCTAGCCGGTATGCCTTTACCTTTGAGCAGGCCAGAGAAGCCTGCAAGGATATCGGTGCTGACATTGCCACCCCAGAGCAGCTCCTTGCTGCCTACCACAGTGGATATGAGCAGTGTGATGCAGGCTGGCTCTCAGACCACTCCGTGAG ATATCCCATTCAGATGCCAAGAGAGGGCTGTTTTGGAGACATGGATGGCCTCCCAGGGGTGAGAAACTATGGGCTGTTAGAGCCTGATGAGCTGTATGATGTCTACTGCTACGTAGAGCACATAGAGG GTGAGGTGATCCATGGCTCCATCCCCCAACGCTTTACCTTCTGGGAAGCCAAGGCCTACTGTCTGAGTCACGGTGCAGAGCTGGCCACCACAGCTCAGCTATATGCAGCCTGGAATGATGGACTGAACCACTGCAGCCCAGGGTGGTTAGCAGACGGTAGTGTGCGGTACCCCATTGTCACCCCGAGGGAACGCTGTGGAGGTGGTGAACCTGGGGTCAGAACCGTCTATCGATACAGCAACCAGACAGGCTTCCCCGAAACTCACTCTCGACATGATGTCTACTGCTTCAAAA GTGATAATGGCTTTTATACAGAGTCTCCCCAGGATTTTCTGGCCACTGAGCCAGAGGACATTGGCCaagacattgtttttttaactaattCTACCGAGGAGGAGGTTGGTCCAAGTCAAGTTATGCCAAAGGTTGTTGAAGAGGTGCAGCGTGCCGAGACAATGAATCCGGTAAAGCAAATCCTGGTGGACACTTGGTCCCCAACGCTGGTCTATGATAAGAAGCCACTGTTCACAGAAGACCCTCCTCAGCCTGTGACTTCTCCATCTGATAATCAAGAGGACTTGTCAACGAAAGATACCTGGGAGGTGGTAGAAAAGTCCAGCTACCCTAAGTCCTACCAGACAGTACATGAAGAAAATCCAGATACAGAGCATGAAGATTCTCATGAACTAACAAATACATCTCCAAATGTTGATAGCGTAGCAACTATTGATGAAGAATCCACCACACCCACTATTACAGAGAAACCCATGGAGAATAATATCTTTGAGATTGAAAGCCTGGATATGTTGTTTATTAATACCACATCAGGGACAGCTGTGAATGAGGAGCAGAGTGATCTCCCAGTCATACAAGAGGACCACACTTCAGATGTCCACTTTGAGCACTCCCCTGTAACTGAACTGGTGCATACAACCACTTACTATGATGTCTCAGGACAGCCCGAAGAAGCCAGCACTGGTACGATTGAGGACATGTTGGTGGTGACACCTTCACCCCACACCGAAGAGGATGTTCACTCCACCACCTTGTTGCCATCTCTGGATAACACTACATCTGAGGACCATCCAACAGAAGATGCATCTGGAGAGGAGAATACTAATCATCCAGAAGAAGAGACCCAAAACTCATTCACGCATAGTTGGGTTGGTGTGGAGACCGCTTCCACGTCTGTGTTCTCTATGTCTGTTTCAA GTTATGATCCTACTCAAGTGCAATCAGGTGTAACAACCCTGTCATCCATCCCACTCGACCATGAGGATAGGGAATTCAGTAGTACTACAGAGGATACAGCACCAGATGATCCAACAGAGCAAAGTGGGTATGTTTACCAAGCCGAAACCTTGACAGCAGAGGGCACCACAGTCACAGAAGTGTCTGGAGAAACTACTGTCCCAACAAGTGATCTGGTTACTTTGTTGGCATCCCCGTTCTCTATAACCTTATCGCCTCCATCTGTGGAGGTTGAAGCCAGTTCACTAGAGATTATAACTTTCATACCTGAAAGTAATGCTTCCTCTGGGGCTGAACTTCTGGAGGACATTCAGGACAAACTTGAGCAGGAGGGATTAGGACAAAGTTCCGTAGTCTTCCACAGCACAACCCAAAATATCACAGACACTGACCCAGAGGTGAGGAAAACAGACAAGATAGAGGGATCAGGTGAATCATCAGGAGAAAGCCCACAGATGAAACCAGAACTCCTTTTGACAAACCCAACTCTCTCAACGGACCACACTTCTGAGGGAATCGATGATGAGGCTGGCACCGATGCACCTTCTTCATCTGAGATAAAAATCACATTGATTCCTCATGTGACCCTCACACCAGGCTGGGAACCAGAGCCTTCTTCCCTGACACCGCAGGAGTCTCGCTCTGACGGGGAATACAGCGCTGAGCCTCCTATGACTGAGCAAGAGGTCATGGCAGAGATCACAACAAGCAGCATTAATGGTAAAGCGGTACTTCAAAAACATATTCAGTCACTTG AAGAACATGAATACAAGGGCAGGGACAGAGAGACCAGCACAGACGAACCCTCGGTTAAAATATGCACATGGCAtcctgaggaggaagagacctCCACTCCATCACTCACCACCGACAGCAGCAGTGATGTGACCATCATTGCTCCCACCTTGCACCCTGGATATTTCAGAAAAGAGGACGAGCAGACTGCCATGGCTGCCTCGCTGCCTGAAGTCAAAGTTTCTGCTGTCAGACAAG ACTCCTGCCTGGAGAACCCTTGTTTGAATGGAGGTACTTGTTTTGATGGTGAATCGATAAGATGCATTTGCTTGCCCGGTTATGGAGGAGACTGGTGCCAGACAG ACCTGGAGATGTGTGAGCCAAGCTGGGATAAGTTTCAGGGCTTTTGCTATCGTCACTTTAGCAAACGTCAGAGTTGGGAGGCGGCTGAGCAGCACTGTCGGATGTGTGGTGGACATCTACCTTCTATCATGACCCCTGAGGAGCAGGACTACCTCAACG ATAAATATGAAGAATATCAGTGGATCGGACTAAATGACAGAACCATTGAGGGAGACTTCCGCTGGTCAGATGGTAACCCTCTG cTGTATGAGAACTGGTTTAAAGGCCAGCCTGACAGCTATTTCCTGTCTGGTGAGGACTGTGCCGTGATGGTGTGGCACGATGGCGGCCACTGGAGCGATGTGCCCTGCAACTACCACCTGTCGTACACCTGCAAGAAAGGCGCCT CATTCTGTGGCGAGCCGCCGCTGGTTCCCCATGCTAAGGTGTTTGGAAAGAAACGGTTGCGTTATGAGACCAACACCAAGGTCCGGTACTACTGTGAAGAGGGTTTTATGCAGAAACTGAATCCTGTAATCAAATGTCTGCCTGGTGGCCAATGGGAAGAGCCGCTGATTACCTGCATGCCAA CCCATTCAACCCATTCAATAGAAGAGGACTCAGTTACCTCACACCCTGATCAGCATGAAGAGTTCATGGAGGTCGTGAGAGCTACAGAAAAAGCTGCTCCCCTTTTCTGGGACATTAACTGGAATATTTAA